The sequence ATAAACTTCTCCTGTTTTTATCTTTTTATCAAATACATTTTTTGATAATTCCTCAGGATTATTATAAGATGCTTCCAATATATAAGTTACATCATCTTTATTTATAATCTCATTTTTTATACTAATTGTGCTTAATTTTTCTTTTCCATAAACTTCATCAAATCCATCTTTAGATTTTTTAATATGAAGAACAGATAAATCATTTAAAGTATCACAATCAGCTTTTGCATAAGCGTGCATCGTTACGCCAGTTGCATGTGTCGCATAAGATAAAATATTTTCTATGTCACAATCTTTGTATAAATCTATAGTTGCAACTCTTAATTTATATAATAAGGGAACTTTTAATTCTGTAAAATCTCCAGCTTTATAAATTAAAGATGATGAGATAGAACTATCACTTTCTATTTCAAGAAGTTGCCCAATACCAATATCATTATATTCTAAGTTTTTTTCTTGTTCACATAAAGTTACACCATAACAAACACTTAATTCTCTTGCAACTCCATGAATACTTAAACAATCACCCCTATTAGCTGTTAATTCTATTTCGATGACATCGTCATTGATAAGTCTATATTCATTTAGTTCTTTTCCAATAACTAACTCACCAATAGAATCATCAAGTTCTAGTATTCCATCATTTAATTTAGGTAGACCAATTTCAGTAGAAGAACAAATCATACCATTTGATTCAAGACCTCTTAGTTTTGCTTTTTTTATTTTAAAATCAGCTCCAAGAACACATCCAACAGTAGCAACAGGTACATATTGACCAGCTGCTACATTTTTAGCTCCACAAACGATTTGTGTAACTTCACTACCTATGTTTACTTGACAAACTGATAGTTTATCAGCGTCTGGATGTTTTTCTTTTGATTCCACATATCCAATTACAACACCTGAAGGTATTCTAACTTTTTCTAATGAATCAACTTCTAAACCAATAGAGTTTAATTTTTTGCAAATATCATTTATATCTATTTTAGAGATGTCTATAAAATCTTCTAACCATCTTTTTGTAACTATCATTTGAACTGTCCTAATAATCTTAAATCACTTTCAAATAGAGATCTTAAATCTCCAATATTATGAATTAGCATTGCAAATCGCTCAACACCCAATCCAAAGGCATAACCAGACATGTTTTCATATCCAACTGCTTTAAATACATTTTGATCAACGATTCCACATCCTAAAACTTCAAGCCATCCTGTATGCGAACAAACACGACAACCATCACCTTTACAAAATACACATGAAATATCAACTTCAGCTGATGGTTCTGTAAATGGGAAGAAAGAAGGTCTAAATCTAACTTCAACATTTCCAAACATATGTTTTAAAAACTCTTCAAGTACATGTTTTAAGTTTGAAAATGAGATTTTATCAGAACTATCTACTACTAATCCTTCTATTTGATGGAACATAGGTGTGTGAGTAAGGTCGAAATCTCTTCTAAATACTGTTCCTGGTGCTATCATCCTAATAGGAGGCTTTTGCGCTAACATAGTTCTAATTTGCACAGGAGAAGTGTGCGTTCTTAAAAGTGTATAATCTTTATTGTAAAAAGTATCTTGCATATCTCTTGCAGGGTGATATTTTGGAAGATTTAAAGCTTCAAAGTTATGGAAGTCATCTTCTACTAAAGGTCCTTCTTCAACTGCAAAATTTAAATTTTGAAAATAAGAGATAATTTTATCCATAGTATCAACAACTGGGTGAACAGCACCACAAGTTAATTTGTTATTAAATCTTGATACATCAATTTTTTCTTCTTCAAGTTTTTTATTTAATTCAATTTTTTCTAAAATTTCTTTTTTTGACTCTAAGGCACTTGTTGCTTCAATTTTTTTTGTATTTAGATTTTGTGCAAATGCTTTTTTCTCTTCATTTGGAATATCTTTTAATCTTGCAAATTCTTTAGTTAAAAAACCTTTTTTACCAAGTATCTCAATTCTTAGATTTTCTAAGGTTTCTATAGAATCAGCAGATTCTATTTTTTCGATCCACTCTTTCACTTATTTCCCCTGTTTTCATTTATATAAAAGGTGATTATTGTACTTAAGTTTTTATTAGAGTTTGGTTATAATAAAAATTAATACTATTAAAAGGAACGGGATATGTGCATTTTTTGTAAAATTGTGAATGGGGAAATTCCAAATAAAACTATATTAGAAGATGAAAGATTTTTAGCCTTTGAAGATATAAATCCAGCTTGTAAAGTTCATGCCTTAGTTATACCAAAAGAACATTATACTTCATTTGATGTTGTACCTCCAAAAATAATGGCAGGAATGACTGAATTTATTCAAAAAGTTGCTTCAAAATTAAATCTAAGAGATGATGGATATAGACTTATTACAAATATTGGAGATCAAGGTGGACAAGTTGTACATCACTTGCATTTTCATATTTTAGGTGGAGAATATGTGGGAAGTTTAGTTGGGGAAAAAACCAAACAATAAAAAAGAGGTTTTCCTCTTTTTATTATTTTTGAGAGTAACTACCTAATGACATAAGTTTTTGGTATCTTTTTTCATATCTTTGTTCTTGGGACATATCTCTTAACTCTTTTACTGATGTTAAAAAATAATCTGCTAGAGCTTTTATAGCTTCATCTTTTGACCTATGTGCACCAATTAATGGTTCATTTATTACATCATCAATTAAATCAAGACTTTTTAAAGATTCAGCAGTAATTTTTAAAGAATTTGCAGCAGTTTCAGCTTGTGCAGGGTCATTCCATAGAATTGCAGCACAACCTTCAGGAGAAATAACAGCATAAACTGAATATCTCATCATTGCTAATTTATCAGCAACAGAAATAGCTAGTGCTCCTCCTGAACCACCTTCACCAATTACAACAGAAATTGTAATAGTATTTAAATCAGAAAATTCATATAAGTTTCTAGCAATAGCCTCTGATTGATTTCGCTCTTCTGCTCCAATACCCGGATATGCACCCGGAGTGTCTACTAACATAAGAATTGGTAAATTAAATTTTTCAGCTATTTTTGCAGCTCTTAGTGCTTTTCTGTAGCCTTCAGGACTTGGCATTCCAAAATTTCTTTTTAGTTTATTTTTAGTACCTCTACCTTTTTGTTCACCTATTACTACTACTTTTTCATCACCAATTTTACCTAAGTAACAAATTATCGCATTATCATCATTGAAGTGCCTATCACCATGAATTTCATAAGCATCAGTTAAAAGACCTCTAATATAATCTAAGGCATAAGGTCTATCTGGATGACGTGCTAATTGAAGTTTTTGATAATCAGTTAAATTCTTAAAAGTTTTTTCAACTTCTTTTTCTAGCTTTTTATCTAATATTTCAACTGCATGTTCATCTGACTTTGATTTTGCTACTAGTATATCTTCTTCAATAGCTTTTATTTTTTCTTCAAATGTTAAATAAGTTGA is a genomic window of Arcobacter sp. F2176 containing:
- the pheS gene encoding phenylalanine--tRNA ligase subunit alpha, encoding MKEWIEKIESADSIETLENLRIEILGKKGFLTKEFARLKDIPNEEKKAFAQNLNTKKIEATSALESKKEILEKIELNKKLEEEKIDVSRFNNKLTCGAVHPVVDTMDKIISYFQNLNFAVEEGPLVEDDFHNFEALNLPKYHPARDMQDTFYNKDYTLLRTHTSPVQIRTMLAQKPPIRMIAPGTVFRRDFDLTHTPMFHQIEGLVVDSSDKISFSNLKHVLEEFLKHMFGNVEVRFRPSFFPFTEPSAEVDISCVFCKGDGCRVCSHTGWLEVLGCGIVDQNVFKAVGYENMSGYAFGLGVERFAMLIHNIGDLRSLFESDLRLLGQFK
- the accA gene encoding acetyl-CoA carboxylase carboxyl transferase subunit alpha, with product MSTYLTFEEKIKAIEEDILVAKSKSDEHAVEILDKKLEKEVEKTFKNLTDYQKLQLARHPDRPYALDYIRGLLTDAYEIHGDRHFNDDNAIICYLGKIGDEKVVVIGEQKGRGTKNKLKRNFGMPSPEGYRKALRAAKIAEKFNLPILMLVDTPGAYPGIGAEERNQSEAIARNLYEFSDLNTITISVVIGEGGSGGALAISVADKLAMMRYSVYAVISPEGCAAILWNDPAQAETAANSLKITAESLKSLDLIDDVINEPLIGAHRSKDEAIKALADYFLTSVKELRDMSQEQRYEKRYQKLMSLGSYSQK
- a CDS encoding histidine triad nucleotide-binding protein; protein product: MCIFCKIVNGEIPNKTILEDERFLAFEDINPACKVHALVIPKEHYTSFDVVPPKIMAGMTEFIQKVASKLNLRDDGYRLITNIGDQGGQVVHHLHFHILGGEYVGSLVGEKTKQ